In a single window of the Gossypium hirsutum isolate 1008001.06 chromosome D02, Gossypium_hirsutum_v2.1, whole genome shotgun sequence genome:
- the LOC107909856 gene encoding histidine kinase 3, producing MSLLHVFGFGLKVGHLVWMLCCWIASMILMNWSINGEFKDPKAGLLGDSGSKMWFKCWDEISKYSFKIHHQYYQYIGSKRVGKSWSRKLLFSWVIGWTLASIWIFCCMSSQATEKRKEMLASMCDERARMLQDQFNVSMNHIQALSILISTFHHGKYPSAIDQRTFARYTERTAFERPLTSGVAYAVRVLHSEREQFERQQGWTIKRMDTLEQNPVHKDDYHPDFLEPSPIQEEYAPVIFAQDSVSHVVSIDVLSGKEDRENVLQARKSGKGVLTAPFRLLKTNRLGVILTFAVYKRDLPSNAAHNERIQATDGYLGGVFDIESLVEKLLHQLASKQTILVNVLDTTNQSYPISMYGSNASNDGLEHVSHLNFGDPFRKHEMRCRFKQKPPWPWLAITTSIGILVIALLVGHIFHATVNRIAKVEDDCLKMMELKKQAEAADVAKSQFLATVSHEIRTPMNGVLGMLDMLMDTDLDVTQLDYVRTAQASGKALVALINEVLDQAKIESGKLELEEVQFDLRAILDDVLSLFSGKSQDKGVELAVYISDRVPDMLIGDPGRFRQIITNLMGNSIKFTEKGHILVTVHLVEEVIDSIEVETESSSKNTLSGFPVADRRQSWKGFRTFSQEGSMHPFSDSINLIVSVEDTGVGIPPEAQSRVFTPFMQVGPSISRTHGGTGIGLSISKCLVGLMKGEIGFVSIPKIGSTFTFTAVFTSGCSSSKEYKSQQINCQSNTVSSEFHGMRALVMDPRPVRAKVSKYHIQRLGIHVEVVSDWKQGLSSISRANNAIHMVLIEQEVWDRDLKSSGLFMEKIGPGSPPKVFLLSNSINFSRGNTTPGAYGLTVISKPLRASMLAASLQRAMGIGNKGNPCNGELPSLSLRNLLLGRKILIIDDNNVNLKVAGGALKKYGADVVSATRGIKAIELLTPPHHFDACFMDIQMPEMDGFEATRRIRDVEQNINNHIKFGEISVDDYNNVSNWHVPILAMTADVIQATHEECLRCGMDGYVSKPFEAEQLYREVSRFFH from the exons ATGAGTTTGCTCCATGTATTTGGGTTTGGTTTAAAGGTGGGGCATCTGGTTTGGATGTTATGTTGCTGGATAGCATCTATGATTTTAATGAACTGGTCCATTAATGGTGAATTTAAGGACCCCAAGGCTGGTCTCCTTGGTGATAGTGGTAGCAAGATGTGGTTCAAATGTTGGGATGAAATCTCAAAGTATAGCTTCAAGATCCACCATCAGTACTACCAGTATATTGGTTCCAAGAGAGTTGGCAAGTCTTGGTCGAGAAAGCTCTTGTTTTCATGGGTAATTGGTTGGACCTTGGCTTCTATTTGGATCTTCTGTTGTATGAGCTCTCAAGCTACCGAAAAGCGCAAGGAGATGCTCGCTAGCATGTGTGATGAGAGAGCTAGGATGTTGCAGGATCAATTTAATGTCAGCATGAACCATATCCAGGCTCTCTCTATTTTGATCTCAACTTTCCACCATGGGAAATACCCCTCTGCTATTGATCAG AGGACTTTTGCGAGGTACACAGAACGAACTGCTTTTGAGAGGCCCCTCACAAGTGGTGTGGCATATGCTGTAAGGGTGCTCCACTCTGAAAGGGAACAATTTGAGAGGCAACAGGGCTGGACTATTAAGAGGATGGATACCCTTGAACAAAATCCAGTTCACAAGGATGACTATCATCCCGACTTCTTGGAACCGTCGCCAATTCAGGAAGAATATGCTCCTGTTATCTTTGCCCAGGATAGCGTTTCACATGTGGTTTCTATTGATGTGCTGTCTGGAAAG GAGGATCGTGAGAATGTATTGCAGGCAAGAAAATCAGGAAAAGGGGTGCTCACAGCTCCTTTTAGATTACTCAAAACAAATCGTCTTGGAGTTATTTTGACATTTGCAGTATACAAGAGGGATCTTCCCTCAAATGCAGCTCATAATGAGAGGATTCAAGCAACTGACGG GTATCTTGGTGGAGTGTTTGATATTGAGTCACTCGTCGAGAAGCTGCTACACCAGCTTGCAAGTAAACAAACAATCCTTGTGAATGTGTTGGACACAACTAATCAGTCTTACCCGATCAGTATGTATGGCTCTAATGCATCAAATGATGGGTTGGAGCATGTCAGCCACCTTAATTTTGGAGATCCTTTCAGAAAGCATGAGATGCGCTGCAG GTTTAAACAAAAGCCACCATGGCCATGGTTAGCAATAACTACTTCGATTGGCATCCTTGTAATTGCATTACTTGTTGGGCATATATTCCATGCAACTGTTAACCGAATTGCCAAGGTGGAAGATGATTGCCTTAAGATGATGGAGCTCAAAAAACAGGCTGAGGCAGCTGATGTTGCCAAATCTCAG TTTCTTGCTACTGTTTCCCATGAAATCAGAACTCCAATGAATGGTGTTCTGG GAATGTTGGATATGCTTATGGACACGGATTTAGATGTTACGCAACTAGATTATGTCAGAACTGCACAAGCTAGTGGGAAGGCACTGGTTGCTCTCATAAATGAAGTTTTGGATCAGGCTAAGATTGAATCTGGTAAGCTAGAGCTCGAGGAAGTGCAGTTTGATCTACGAGCCATCTTGGATGATGTGTTGTCACTATTTTCTGGGAAGTCTCAGGACAAAGGAGTAGAG TTGGCTGTTTACATCTCTGATAGAGTCCCTGATATGCTAATTGGTGATCCTGGGAGATTTAGACAAATCATCACCAATCTTATGGGAAACTCAATAAAA TTCACTGAGAAAGGGCACATCCTTGTTACAGTTCATCTTGTGGAGGAGGTGATTGATTCTATAGAAGTTGAGACGGAATCTTCATCAAAGAACACTTTGAGTGGTTTTCCTGTTGCAGATAGACGCCAGAGCTGGAAAGGATTTAGAACTTTCAGTCAAGAAGGATCCATGCATCCTTTCTCTGACAGCATTAATCTTATTGTATCGGTTGAAGATACAGGAGTAGGAATCCCCCCAGAAGCACAGTCTCGTGTTTTCACTCCTTTTATGCAAGTGGGCCCTTCTATTTCCCGAACACATGGTGGCACGGGCATTGGACTAAGCATAAGCAAGTGTTTGGTTGGTTTAATGAAAGGAGAAATTGGTTTTGTTAGCATTCCTAAGATTGGTTCCACTTTTACTTTTACTGCTGTTTTCACTAGTGGCTGCTCTAGCTCAAAGGAGTACAAAAGCCAGCAAATCAATTGCCAGTCTAATACTGTTTCCTCGGAGTTTCATGGGATGAGAGCATTAGTTATGGATCCTAGACCTGTCCGTGCCAAggtatcaaaatatcatatccaaCGGCTGGGAATTCATGTTGAAGTAGTTTCTGATTGGAAACAAGGTTTATCTAGCATAAGCAGGGCAAATAATGCAATCCACATGGTTCTCATTGAACAAGAAGTTTGGGATAGGGATCTAAAGAGTTCAGGTCTTTTCATGGAGAAAATAGGGCCTGGTTCTCCTCCAAAGGTATTCCTTTTGTCTAATTCTATAAATTTTTCCAGAGGAAATACTACTCCTGGTGCCTATGGCTTGACCGTCATCTCGAAGCCCTTGAGGGCTAGCATGTTAGCAGCATCTCTACAACGAGCCATGGGCATTGGGAACAAAGGGAATCCCTGTAATGGAGAGTTACCTAGCTTGTCTCTTCGGAATCTTCTTCTTGGGAGAAAAATTCTAATTATCGATGACAACAATGTCAACCTGAAAGTTGCTGGTGGTGCACTGAAAAAATACGGAGCTGATGTGGTTAGTGCAACAAGAGGAATAAAGGCTATTGAACTGCTGACACCACCTCACCACTTTGATGCCTGTTTCATGGATATCCAAATGCCAGAAATGGATGG ATTTGAAGCTACGAGGAGAATTCGGGATGTGGAACAGAatatcaataatcatattaaatttgGAGAAATTTCAGTGGATGATTACAACAATGTTTCAAACTGGCATGTACCCATTTTGGCCATGACAGCAGATGTTATTCAAGCTACACACGAGGAATGCCTACGGTGTGGAATGGATGGATATGTGTCAAAACCATTCGAAGCTGAGCAGTTATACCGGGAAGTTTCACGATTTTTCCATTAG